A DNA window from Altererythrobacter sp. B11 contains the following coding sequences:
- a CDS encoding winged helix-turn-helix domain-containing protein: MLVVGPLAYERGTATVLYRGERLQIDRRSFAVLIALLEAGGRPVSKYRLLETAWPGQIVHENSLAKAISRLRAALGEDGALIRSIYGEGYCLLPPDPVAAPLAATRGDAGRLASAPAFQARLIHWLAFLSGSVRALLR; encoded by the coding sequence ATGCTGGTCGTCGGCCCGCTTGCCTACGAGCGCGGTACAGCCACGGTGTTATATCGGGGAGAGCGGCTTCAGATCGACCGGCGCAGCTTCGCTGTGCTTATCGCCCTGCTCGAAGCAGGCGGCCGACCAGTGAGCAAGTATCGCCTTCTCGAAACGGCTTGGCCAGGCCAGATCGTGCACGAAAACTCGCTCGCTAAGGCTATCAGTCGCCTCCGCGCCGCTCTGGGAGAGGACGGGGCGCTGATCCGCTCGATCTATGGTGAGGGCTACTGCCTGCTCCCCCCCGACCCCGTCGCCGCCCCTTTGGCGGCTACCCGGGGCGACGCGGGGCGGCTCGCCAGTGCCCCCGCGTTTCAAGCCCGACTGATCCACTGGCTCGCCTTCCTTTCCGGAAGCGTGCGCGCGCTGCTCCGATAA